In a genomic window of Erigeron canadensis isolate Cc75 chromosome 5, C_canadensis_v1, whole genome shotgun sequence:
- the LOC122601373 gene encoding receptor-like protein 46, producing MANTRVLKLILSMLFIILNSIANPSFSCPLHQKQALLHFKSTLTTIMGLNIKLKSWNPHSADCCSWEYVNCSARTVTELHLFELLPPPDINPVPVFSSILTPLFHIRSLELLDISWNSMLGEIPGDGFGNLTKLIHLNMAGNGFNGSIPTQLFQLTNLHYLDLGNMIIDLGDSPHYRTSRRNLPTKNSLSGNIPEEIGNLTKLIHLDLTGNRFYGSIPIKFFQLTNLRYLDLGNNLLVGKLRPELRSFRNLTILRLTKNNFHGPIPTQLFELKSLRRLFLSVNLFDGALSPKIGRLQNLETLLLFANYLSGNIPEEIGNLTKITVLSLQNNEFSGIIPSSFANLKKLDVLDLSENSLSTLPAIGRLPNITKLDLSANSFTGPIPSGIRNLVSWITFGSMTTCSLGKSQLGYSKSELISSQKELVYLDLSANQLEGGFPDWLAEMQHMEILVLTDNNLTGSIPSRLFESTILLHLELTRNKFSDEFPENIGNATGMDFVLLAENNLSGHIPTSISKIDSLTTLDLSKNRFSGNNLPIFGHTSSLLIIDLSYNNLSGKVPTTFPEAIQVVCLAGNRFSGELPWNLTKLVHLQLLDLHDNELTGNLQYTLPHMSTLRILILRNNSFQGLIPNNISSLSFLQFLDLSHNYIIGSIPREIANLPRMIERPSTPSSAVKEGHMIAMSVGQDFNRAEDLIVNWKKSFQGIPIRKLIQYVLLDLSGNNISSELPASLGKLKGLKSLNVSHNRISGHIPASFGDLQSVESLDLSHNEISGPIPQSFAKLGNLTLLDVSDNRLTGKIPTGGQMDTMNELRYFQNNNGLCGVQINITCPEDIPPSQGSSTDDEKESWFLWEATWVGFPIGFFASILIWRSVSQLGYILFRIKIFVLCR from the exons ATGGCAAATACACGGGTGTTAAAGTTAATTTTATCAATGCTGTTCATAATACTCAATTCCATTGCAAACCCATCCTTCTCCTGTCCACTACATCAAAAACAAGCACTTCTCCACTTCAAATCCACTCTCACCACCATCATGGGTCtgaatattaaactaaaatcaTGGAATCCCCATTCTGCTGATTGTTGTTCTTGGGAATATGTCAATTGTAGTGCTAGAACCGTCACAGAGCTCCACCTGTTTGAGCTTCTCCCTCCACCCGATATCAATCCGGTTCCGGTATTTTCCAGCATCCTAACTCCGCTTTTTCACATCCGTTCGTTGGAGCTACTTGATATCTCATGGAATTCGATGTTAGGAGAGATCCCGGGAGATGGGTTTGGGAATCTAACCAAACTCATTCACCTTAACATGGCGGGTAACGGATTTAATGGCTCGATTCCCACCCAATTATTTCAGTTAACCAACTTACATTACTTGGATTTGGGCAACATGATCATTGATTTGGGCGACTCTCCCCACTATCGGACATCAAGGCGAAATTTGCCAACCAAAAATTCTCTTTCCGGAAACATTCCAGAAGAGATTGGGAATCTAACCAAACTCATTCACCTTGACCTGACGGGTAACAGATTTTACGGCTCTATTCCCATCAAATTTTTCCAGTTAACAAACTTACGTTACTTGGATCTGGGCAACAATTTACTCGTTGGGAAACTAAGGCCTGAACTAAGGTCTTTTCGAAATTTGACTATCCTGAGGTTAACTAAAAATAATTTCCATGGTCCGATTCCTACTCAACTTTTCGAACTCAAATCTCTTCGGCGTCTTTTTTTATCAGTAAATCTGTTCGATGGGGCTTTAAGCCCCAAAATTGGCAGGCTTCAGAATCTTGAAACACTGTTGTTGTTTGCAAATTATCTTTCGGGAAATATCCCAGAAGAGATTGGAAATTTAACAAAGATAACAGTTTTATCTTTACAAAATAATGAATTTTCTGGCATAATCCCGTCTTCATTTGCAAACCTGAAGAAGCTGGACGTCTTGGATTTGTCTGAAAATTCTTTATCCACGCTTCCAGCTATAGGAAGGCTACCCAACATTACCAAACTTGACCTGAGCGCCAACAGCTTTACGGGCCCGATCCCATCAGGAATACGAAACTTGGTAAGTTGGATAACCTTCGGCTCCATGACAACATGTTCTCTGGGGAAATCCCAACTTGGTTATTCAAAATCAGAACTC ATTTCATCACAGAAAGAACTGGTGTATCTTGATTTGAGCGCCAATCAATTGGAGGGAGGATTCCCTGATTGGCTTGCTGAGATGCAACATATGGAAATATTGGTTCTTACGGATAACAATCTCACCGGATCAATCCCTTCTCGCCTATTTGAATCTACTATTTTACTGCACCTTGAATTGACCAGGAACAAATTTTCCGACGAGTTTCCGGAAAACATAGGAAATGCCACAGGGATGGATTTCGTTTTGTTGGCGGAAAATAATCTTTCAGGACACATTCCAACGTCCATCTCCAAGATTGACAGTCTAACTACTTTGGACTTGTCCAAAAACAGATTTTCCGGTAATAATTTGCCTATTTTTGGACATACTTCTAGTTTGCTTATCATAGATTTGTCCTACAACAATCTTTCCGGTAAGGTGCCAACCACTTTTCCCGAAGCAATCCAAGTTGTTTGTTTAGCGGGGAATAGATTTTCTGGTGAGCTTCCTTGGAATTTGACTAAATTGGTCCACCTCCAACTTCTTGATCTCCATGACAATGAGCTTACCGGAAATTTACAGTATACCCTGCCTCATATGTCAACTCTTAGAATTCTTATTCTAAGAAACAATTCCTTTCAAGGATTGATCCCCAACAATATCTCTAGCCTCAGCTTCCTTCAGTTTCTTGATCTCTCCCATAACTATATAATAGGAAGTATTCCCCGAGAGATCGCAAACCTTCCAAGAATGATCGAAAGGCCGTCAACGCCATCCTCTGCAGTTAAGGAGGGACATATGATTGCCATGTCTGTCGGTCAAGATTTCAACAGAGCTGAGGACTTGATTGTGAATTGGAAAAAATCTTTTCAAGGTATACCGATTCGCAAGCTCATACAATACGTTTTGTTAGATTTGTCGGGTAACAATATATCCAGTGAACTTCCGGCATCCTTGGGCAAACTCAAAGGCCTAAAGTCGCTCAACGTATCACACAACAGGATTTCCGGGCACATTCCTGCGTCTTTTGGTGATCTACAAAGCGTAGAAAGCTTGGACTTGTCACACAACGAAATATCGGGTCCAATTCCTCAATCATTTGCAAAGCTTGGCAACCTCACACTTCTAGATGTGAGTGACAACAGACTTACTGGTAAGATTCCTACTGGTGGGCAAATGGACACTATGAATGAGTTGAGATATTTTCAAAACAACAATGGATTATGCGGTGTGCAGATTAATATCACATGTCCCGAGGATATCCCACCATCACAAGGAAGTAGTACTGACGATGAAAAAGAATCATGGTTTCTCTGGGAGGCAACTTGGGTCGGTTTCCCAATTGGATTTTTCGCATCAATCTTGATCTGGAGGTCGGTTTCCCAGTTGGGTTACATATTATTTCGTATCAAAATCTTTGTATTGTGCCGTTAA